Proteins encoded in a region of the Zea mays cultivar B73 chromosome 4, Zm-B73-REFERENCE-NAM-5.0, whole genome shotgun sequence genome:
- the LOC100283345 gene encoding zinc knuckle family protein isoform X1: MSSTTADTSPESVGSCRPPTPPTSLPPHSAPAAALRGAPVRRQLDFADADADSCAGAGGDLDDYDDFLIRAVDDIERGYNEAKRRAPPCVCGRGYCAVQRDDQSGGWMYVCSSQPKCKHVAMCKEVDQNPQSPPVVRSDPKTSNRCAFNVPRTPVNDARTQINNVTLEGAGATTPINVSPQAAVAATPFSYTSKGVGAMTPVHVSPQGAGATTPINVSPQAAVAATPFSYTLKGVGAMTPVHVSPQVHVSPQGAHATAAVKVSPQWNRSNDGRWNRSNDGRPICQCTAGKCKILRVGNEDWYVCPIPKGQGACSYKVPVTDAVGAGDNDDANGSANPAQPNDDEWPFDVINDEIVPTPRAVAQQKSPSTPHHQRSGTARTPAPSPVTPFGSRGAMTGRPNDTCFGCGEKGHWISACPKPSPRSRCFRCGVVGHRPANCPQPRGS; encoded by the exons ATGAGCAGCACCACCGCCGACACATCCCCGGAGAGCGTCGGCTCCTGCCGCCCTCCCACTCCTCCTACTTCCCTTCCCCCTCATTCAGCGCCGGCGGCGGCCCTCCGCGGCGCTCCAGTGAGGCGGCAACTGGACTTCGCGGACGCGGACGCCGACTCCTGTGCCGGCGCCGGTGGCGACCTGGACGACTACGACGACTTCCTTATCCGCGCCGTGGATGACATTGAGCGGGGCTATAACGAGGCCAAGCGACGCGCTCCGCCGTGCGTCTGCGGGCGCGGCTATTGCGCGGTGCAACGGGACGACCAGAGCGGCGGGTGGATGTACGTCTGCTCATCGCAGCCG AAGTGTAAACATGTTGCCATGTGTAAGGAAGTTGATCAGAATCCACAATCACCGCCTGTTGTTAGAAGTGATCCTAAAACAAGCAATCGTTGTGCATTCAACGTTCCAAGGACTCCTGTAAATGATGCTAGAACACAAATTAATAATGTTACTCTCGAAGGTGCTGGTGCTACAACTCCAATTAATGTCAGTCCCCAGGCTGCTGTTGCTGCAACTCCATTTAGTTACACTTCGAAAGGTGTTGGCGCTATGACTCCAGTTCATGTTAGTCCCCAAGGTGCTGGTGCTACAACTCCAATTAATGTCAGTCCCCAGGCTGCTGTTGCTGCAACTCCATTTAGTTACACTTTGAAAGGTGTTGGCGCTATGACTCCAGTTCATGTTAGTCCCCAAG TTCATGTTAGTCCACAAGGTGCACACGCTACAGCAGCAGTTAAAGTTAGTCCCCAATGGAATAGATCTAATGATGGACGATGGAATAGATCTAATGATGGACGGCCAATTTGCCAGTGTACTGCAGGGAAGTGTAAAATATTGAGAGTGGGCAATGAAGACTGGTATGTTTGCCCTATACCCAAG GGACAAGGTGCATGCAGTTACAAGGTGCCAGTAACAGATGCTGTTGGAGCTGGAGACAACGACgacgcaaatggatcagccaatccCGCCCAACCTAATGACGACGAGTGGCCATTCGACGTCATCAACGATGAAATCGTGCCGACGCCGCGTGCTGTAGCCCAGCAGAAGTCACCGAGCACACCGCACCACCAGCGGAGTGGCACGGCGAGAACACCTGCGCCATCGCCCGTGACGCCGTTCGGTAGCCGCGGCGCTATGACCGGGCGCCCAAACGACACCTGCTTCGGGTGCGGCGAGAAGGGGCACTGGATCAGCGCCTGCCCTAAACCGTCTCCGCGAAGTAGGTGTTTCcgttgcggcgtggtcggtcacAGGCCGGCCAATTGTCCCCAGCCGAGAGGGTCTTAG
- the LOC100283345 gene encoding zinc knuckle family protein: MSSTTADTSPESVGSCRPPTPPTSLPPHSAPAAALRGAPVRRQLDFADADADSCAGAGGDLDDYDDFLIRAVDDIERGYNEAKRRAPPCVCGRGYCAVQRDDQSGGWMYVCSSQPKCKHVAMCKEVDQNPQSPPVVRSDPKTSNRCAFNVPRTPVNDARTQINNVTLEGAGATTPINVSPQAAVAATPFSYTSKGVGAMTPVHVSPQGAGATTPINVSPQAAVAATPFSYTLKGVGAMTPVHVSPQGAGATIPINISPQAAIATTPFNYTLKGVGARTPVHVSPQGAHATAAVKVSPQWNRSNDGRWNRSNDGRPICQCTAGKCKILRVGNEDWYVCPIPKGQGACSYKVPVTDAVGAGDNDDANGSANPAQPNDDEWPFDVINDEIVPTPRAVAQQKSPSTPHHQRSGTARTPAPSPVTPFGSRGAMTGRPNDTCFGCGEKGHWISACPKPSPRSRCFRCGVVGHRPANCPQPRGS, encoded by the exons ATGAGCAGCACCACCGCCGACACATCCCCGGAGAGCGTCGGCTCCTGCCGCCCTCCCACTCCTCCTACTTCCCTTCCCCCTCATTCAGCGCCGGCGGCGGCCCTCCGCGGCGCTCCAGTGAGGCGGCAACTGGACTTCGCGGACGCGGACGCCGACTCCTGTGCCGGCGCCGGTGGCGACCTGGACGACTACGACGACTTCCTTATCCGCGCCGTGGATGACATTGAGCGGGGCTATAACGAGGCCAAGCGACGCGCTCCGCCGTGCGTCTGCGGGCGCGGCTATTGCGCGGTGCAACGGGACGACCAGAGCGGCGGGTGGATGTACGTCTGCTCATCGCAGCCG AAGTGTAAACATGTTGCCATGTGTAAGGAAGTTGATCAGAATCCACAATCACCGCCTGTTGTTAGAAGTGATCCTAAAACAAGCAATCGTTGTGCATTCAACGTTCCAAGGACTCCTGTAAATGATGCTAGAACACAAATTAATAATGTTACTCTCGAAGGTGCTGGTGCTACAACTCCAATTAATGTCAGTCCCCAGGCTGCTGTTGCTGCAACTCCATTTAGTTACACTTCGAAAGGTGTTGGCGCTATGACTCCAGTTCATGTTAGTCCCCAAGGTGCTGGTGCTACAACTCCAATTAATGTCAGTCCCCAGGCTGCTGTTGCTGCAACTCCATTTAGTTACACTTTGAAAGGTGTTGGCGCTATGACTCCAGTTCATGTTAGTCCCCAAGGTGCTGGTGCTACAATTCCAATTAATATCAGTCCCCAggctgctattgctacaactccaTTTAATTACACTTTGAAAGGTGTTGGCGCTAGGACTCCAGTTCATGTTAGTCCACAAGGTGCACACGCTACAGCAGCAGTTAAAGTTAGTCCCCAATGGAATAGATCTAATGATGGACGATGGAATAGATCTAATGATGGACGGCCAATTTGCCAGTGTACTGCAGGGAAGTGTAAAATATTGAGAGTGGGCAATGAAGACTGGTATGTTTGCCCTATACCCAAG GGACAAGGTGCATGCAGTTACAAGGTGCCAGTAACAGATGCTGTTGGAGCTGGAGACAACGACgacgcaaatggatcagccaatccCGCCCAACCTAATGACGACGAGTGGCCATTCGACGTCATCAACGATGAAATCGTGCCGACGCCGCGTGCTGTAGCCCAGCAGAAGTCACCGAGCACACCGCACCACCAGCGGAGTGGCACGGCGAGAACACCTGCGCCATCGCCCGTGACGCCGTTCGGTAGCCGCGGCGCTATGACCGGGCGCCCAAACGACACCTGCTTCGGGTGCGGCGAGAAGGGGCACTGGATCAGCGCCTGCCCTAAACCGTCTCCGCGAAGTAGGTGTTTCcgttgcggcgtggtcggtcacAGGCCGGCCAATTGTCCCCAGCCGAGAGGGTCTTAG